The following nucleotide sequence is from Methanobrevibacter thaueri.
AGATTACTTAGATTTTATCTAAGATCTCATCTGGAGTTTCGAAAATTTTGATATCATCAATAGTAGATAATTTACGAGTATTTTCAATGTCGATATCCCTCATGTAGATTGTAATGATCTTGCCTTCTGAAATCGCGTCGTTCGGGCATGAGTTTCTGCACAGTCCGCAGCCGATGCATTTTGTCAAATCGATTTCGGAATGTGGAATAATAGCTCCCTGCTCACAAACTAACGCAGCAACGCAGTCATCACAGCCTTCACACTTTGACAGCTCCATCTTTGACGGCAAGACTGTATCAATCGGTCCAGGATGGATGTCAACTGGAACCATATATACCGGCACGGCGCCCTTTCCGGCCTGTGCCACCGCATTTGTCACCAAAGTGTCTGCAATTCCATAGACAATCTTTGAAACGGTGTTTGCTGTAGCCGGTGAGACCACTAATAGGTCGTATTTGCCCAGGGACAGACGACCTGTAATTGGATATGA
It contains:
- a CDS encoding dihydromethanopterin reductase (acceptor) — encoded protein: MRIAFAFTGAGHLLRESVQVALKLAKEHEVTVFLSGAAEEVLKMYGLYESVVSITGGKYRELATDSNQKFSYPITGRLSLGKYDLLVVSPATANTVSKIVYGIADTLVTNAVAQAGKGAVPVYMVPVDIHPGPIDTVLPSKMELSKCEGCDDCVAALVCEQGAIIPHSEIDLTKCIGCGLCRNSCPNDAISEGKIITIYMRDIDIENTRKLSTIDDIKIFETPDEILDKI